From the genome of Acidobacteriota bacterium, one region includes:
- a CDS encoding DUF4159 domain-containing protein, with amino-acid sequence MRRNRRLSVTRPAMGAAACALVLAALAATAGMAGADVLPGNVAYDGRFTFVRLRYDMNWGLRSGLFRRDIKWAHDYPRAEQNFGRIVEEISDLDIYLAPNGGNVLPLDDPDLTRFPVAYMAEPGFWQPTDEEIEGLRNYLLKGGFIIFDDFTGWHLENLTAQMARALPGIRPIELDISHPIFHSFFDIETLEMAPMYGPPPTFWGFFEDNDPSGRMYAIANYENDIGEYWEFSNTGWYAVDVTNEAYKFGVNYVMYALTH; translated from the coding sequence ATGAGGAGAAACCGCCGACTCTCGGTGACCCGGCCGGCCATGGGAGCGGCGGCGTGCGCCCTGGTGCTCGCCGCCTTGGCCGCGACCGCCGGCATGGCCGGCGCCGACGTCCTGCCGGGCAACGTCGCCTACGACGGCCGGTTCACGTTCGTGCGCCTGCGCTACGACATGAACTGGGGACTGCGGAGCGGCCTGTTTCGGCGCGACATCAAGTGGGCCCACGACTACCCGCGGGCCGAGCAGAACTTCGGCAGGATCGTCGAGGAGATCAGCGACCTCGACATCTACCTGGCGCCGAACGGGGGCAACGTGCTCCCGCTCGACGACCCCGATCTGACCCGCTTCCCGGTGGCCTACATGGCCGAGCCGGGCTTCTGGCAGCCGACCGACGAGGAGATCGAGGGCCTGCGCAACTACCTGCTCAAGGGCGGCTTCATCATCTTCGACGATTTCACCGGCTGGCACCTCGAGAACCTCACCGCCCAGATGGCGCGCGCGCTGCCCGGCATCCGGCCCATCGAGCTCGACATCTCGCATCCGATCTTTCATTCCTTCTTCGACATCGAGACGCTCGAGATGGCGCCGATGTACGGGCCGCCCCCCACCTTCTGGGGTTTCTTCGAGGACAACGACCCGTCCGGCCGGATGTACGCCATCGCCAACTACGAGAACGACATCGGGGAATACTGGGAGTTTTCCAACACCGGCTGGTACGCGGTCGACGTGACCAACGAGGCGTACAAGTTCGGCGTCAATTACGTGATGTATGCGTTGACGCACTGA
- a CDS encoding DUF4159 domain-containing protein, which produces MRSSGLVRIALVALALCGAVFAVRSAAPTPPAPPPVAPPDNGILTGQVQRGQQGFDPREMLRRRRRGTLQQPAGPHEFYFTRAIYNSGWGWSRWATDYPKADRQFMTVVNRLIDIDGSPYENAVRLDDPRIRDFPFLYALEVGDIALSEAEIEGLRNYLLAGGFLVIDDFWGSWEWAAFEQQIRKVFPEHPIVEVPIEHPVFNSVYRIDEVMQVPAIGNYWGGRTWERDGYEAHVRGIFDDKGRLMVLINWNTDLGDAWEWAERPEYPLKFSTFAVEMGINFIVYAMSH; this is translated from the coding sequence ATGCGGTCGTCAGGCCTCGTACGGATCGCTCTCGTGGCGTTGGCGCTCTGCGGCGCCGTCTTCGCCGTCCGCTCTGCGGCGCCCACCCCGCCCGCTCCGCCGCCCGTCGCGCCGCCGGACAACGGGATCCTGACCGGCCAGGTGCAGCGGGGCCAGCAGGGGTTCGACCCCCGGGAAATGCTGCGCCGCCGCCGTCGCGGGACGCTGCAACAGCCGGCCGGCCCGCACGAGTTCTACTTCACCCGCGCCATCTACAACAGCGGCTGGGGCTGGTCGCGCTGGGCCACCGACTATCCCAAGGCGGACCGGCAGTTCATGACCGTCGTCAACCGCCTGATCGATATCGACGGATCGCCGTACGAGAACGCGGTCCGCCTCGACGATCCGCGAATCCGGGACTTCCCCTTCCTCTACGCACTCGAGGTGGGCGACATCGCACTGAGCGAGGCGGAGATCGAGGGCCTTCGGAACTACCTGCTCGCCGGCGGCTTCCTGGTGATCGACGACTTCTGGGGTTCGTGGGAGTGGGCCGCCTTCGAGCAGCAGATCCGCAAGGTGTTCCCGGAGCACCCGATCGTGGAGGTGCCGATAGAACACCCGGTGTTCAACTCCGTGTACCGGATCGACGAGGTCATGCAGGTGCCGGCCATCGGCAACTACTGGGGCGGCCGGACCTGGGAGCGCGACGGCTACGAGGCGCACGTGCGCGGCATCTTCGACGACAAGGGCCGCCTGATGGTGCTGATCAACTGGAACACGGATCTGGGCGACGCCTGGGAGTGGGCCGAGCGCCCGGAGTACCCGCTGAAGTTCTCGACGTTCGCCGTGGAGATGGGCATCAACTTCATCGTGTACGCGATGAGCCACTGA
- a CDS encoding DUF58 domain-containing protein, whose product MAADPPSSTPGARFVDPQVLGRIGNLKLLARNVVDGFINGLHKAPYLGVSVDFAEHRGYMPGDDIRFIDWRVFARTDRFYVKQFEADTNANFSVLFDISRSMSFASRGISKLDYGRYLAGCLTYFATTQRDRVGIVTFDDDIVTRVPPSAKHLDVVLHTLDRIEAGRPGSFEKPLFRMTEFFKRRGILLLISDLYDEPETIVNRLKPLSYGGNDLIVFHVLDPAEVDFPYAEAGNFRDLETGQRMPVVPEKLREQYRALIAEHIERLTKLCAENKIDYAFFNTAQPMDHGLFRFLAMREKLNRVR is encoded by the coding sequence GTGGCCGCCGACCCGCCTTCGTCCACGCCCGGCGCGCGGTTCGTCGATCCGCAGGTTCTCGGGCGCATCGGGAACCTGAAGCTGCTGGCGCGCAACGTCGTCGACGGCTTCATCAACGGCCTGCACAAGGCGCCGTATCTCGGCGTGTCGGTGGACTTCGCCGAGCACCGCGGCTACATGCCGGGCGACGACATCCGGTTCATCGACTGGCGGGTGTTCGCGCGCACGGACCGCTTCTACGTCAAGCAGTTCGAGGCGGACACGAACGCCAACTTCTCGGTGCTGTTCGACATCTCGCGCTCGATGAGCTTCGCCAGCCGCGGCATCTCCAAGCTGGACTACGGACGCTATCTGGCGGGGTGCCTGACCTACTTCGCCACGACGCAGCGCGACCGGGTCGGGATCGTGACCTTCGACGACGACATCGTCACCCGGGTGCCGCCCTCGGCGAAGCACCTCGACGTCGTCCTGCACACGCTCGACCGCATCGAGGCGGGGCGGCCCGGATCGTTCGAGAAGCCGCTGTTCCGCATGACCGAGTTCTTCAAGCGCCGCGGCATCCTGCTGCTGATCTCGGACCTCTACGACGAGCCGGAGACCATCGTCAACCGGCTGAAGCCGCTCAGCTACGGCGGCAACGACCTGATCGTGTTCCACGTGCTCGATCCCGCCGAGGTCGACTTTCCATACGCCGAGGCGGGCAACTTCCGGGATCTGGAGACCGGCCAGCGGATGCCGGTGGTGCCCGAGAAGCTGCGCGAGCAGTACCGCGCGCTGATCGCGGAGCACATCGAGCGGCTGACGAAGCTCTGCGCCGAGAACAAGATCGACTACGCCTTCTTCAACACCGCGCAGCCGATGGACCACGGACTGTTCCGATTCCTGGCGATGCGCGAGAAGCTGAATCGGGTGCGCTGA
- a CDS encoding AAA domain-containing protein — MNGRRREETFVEPDTPATEPTDVVEPTGGVTEAIEATEATGAARTADDASAAEDVAADTEAAAEQAGDEAPAVVAAGPADLESPDDIALADKLKAGREQILSELHKKIIGQDEIIEQVLLTLFVGGNSLIVGVPGLAKTLLIQTMAQVLDLKFARIQFTPDLMPSDITGTDIIQDDPETGGRKMVFAPGPVFTNILLADEINRTPPKTQSALLEAMQEHRVTVQGRTYELAEPFFVFATQNPIELEGTYPLPEAQLDRFMFHIVIEHPPEHEELEVVRTTTITNNPDYRHAVTGDDLVAFQELVRKVPVSEAVMRYTLELVRTSRRNEKDGDGPDFVKKWVQYGASVRAAQYLILGSKARALTQGRYHVNFDDIHALSRPVLRHRVLLNFHAESEGITSDQIVDQLVEAVPVPASQM, encoded by the coding sequence ATGAACGGCCGCAGACGCGAGGAGACCTTCGTGGAGCCAGACACCCCGGCCACCGAGCCGACCGACGTGGTGGAACCGACCGGCGGCGTAACGGAAGCGATCGAGGCGACGGAAGCGACAGGCGCGGCCCGGACGGCGGACGACGCGTCGGCGGCCGAGGACGTCGCGGCGGACACGGAAGCAGCGGCGGAGCAGGCCGGCGACGAAGCGCCCGCCGTGGTCGCGGCGGGGCCGGCCGATCTCGAATCCCCCGACGACATCGCGCTGGCCGACAAGCTGAAGGCCGGGCGCGAGCAGATTCTGTCGGAGCTGCACAAGAAGATCATCGGCCAGGACGAAATCATCGAGCAGGTGCTGCTGACCCTGTTCGTCGGGGGCAACAGCCTCATCGTGGGCGTTCCGGGGCTCGCCAAGACGTTGCTGATCCAGACGATGGCGCAGGTCCTCGACCTGAAATTCGCCCGGATCCAGTTCACCCCCGACCTGATGCCCTCGGACATCACCGGGACCGACATCATCCAGGACGATCCGGAGACGGGCGGGCGCAAGATGGTGTTCGCGCCGGGTCCGGTGTTCACCAACATCCTGCTCGCGGACGAGATCAACCGGACGCCGCCCAAGACCCAGTCGGCGCTGCTCGAGGCGATGCAGGAGCACCGCGTGACCGTGCAGGGACGGACCTACGAGCTCGCCGAGCCGTTCTTCGTCTTCGCGACGCAGAATCCGATCGAGCTCGAAGGGACCTATCCGCTGCCGGAGGCGCAGCTCGACCGGTTCATGTTCCACATCGTCATCGAGCATCCCCCCGAGCACGAGGAGCTCGAGGTGGTGCGCACGACGACGATCACGAACAACCCGGACTACCGGCACGCGGTGACCGGCGACGACCTCGTGGCGTTCCAGGAGCTGGTGCGCAAGGTGCCCGTGTCCGAGGCGGTGATGCGCTACACCCTGGAGCTGGTCCGGACGAGCCGGCGGAACGAGAAGGACGGCGACGGCCCGGATTTCGTCAAGAAGTGGGTGCAGTACGGGGCGAGCGTGCGCGCGGCGCAGTACCTGATCCTCGGCAGCAAGGCGCGGGCGCTCACCCAGGGGCGCTACCACGTGAACTTCGACGACATCCATGCGCTCTCGCGCCCGGTGCTGCGGCACCGCGTGCTGCTGAATTTCCACGCCGAGTCCGAGGGCATCACGTCCGATCAGATCGTCGATCAACTGGTGGAGGCGGTGCCGGTCCCGGCGTCGCAGATGTAG